The sequence ATTGGACCAGCATCTAATTGAATTAAGTCAACTTCATACCCTAAATCTTCGAGTACTTTTCCTACAACATTTGCACTTGCGATTTCTGTATCCCAGGCAACATAGGCAAGAGAAATCTTTTCCCCACTAACTTCCTCTGCTCCTTTTGTCCACTCAGAAACTAAATCTTTGTTCGCTTCAACCCATTTTGTAGCAGCTTCTTTCGGTTCAGCACCATCATGGATTTCTACCATAACTTCTTCCATATTCGATGGTTCCCAATGAAATTGATCAAGCACCGTATAAGCACTTGGTTGATCCTCTTTCAGCCCTTTACGTACCAACGTTTCAATTGATTCTTCTTCCCCATAAATTCCTTTTGGATCTTCAAGGTATTTCAAATCAAATTTAGCAAATTTCCAGTGTGGTGACCAACCCGTTACTACAATCGGTTCTTTTTTTTCATACGCTTTTTGAAGTTCTGCAGCCATTGCAGTTGAAGACGATTCAACAAGTTTCCAGTCAGCTAAATTATCATATTCTTTTAATGCTTTTTCTGTTGCTTGCATGATACCAGCACCTGGCTCAATTCCTACAATTTTATATTTAACTTCTTTTCCAACAGAGGTACCTTCATCACTCCCTTTATCCGTTCCATTCCCATTACCACTACAAGCGGAAAGGACAAAACCTAATGCCAAGACAAATAAAAATACAAATCTCTTTTTCAACTTCAAGAAAACACACCCCTTAATTTTTTTTATGTTTCATATTTTGAGAAATCCGGTCTAAAATAATAGCTAAAATAACAATGGATAGACCAGCTTCAAAACCAATCCCTACTTTAATTTGTGTCACTGCTCGATAAACATCTGACCCTAATCCTGGGGCACCAACAAGTGATGCAATTACAACCATAGATAAGGAAAGCATAATACTTTGGTTCACCCCTGCGAAAATTGTCGAGGTAGCTAACGGCAATTGTACTTTATATAACTTTTGCCAAGACGTAGAACCAAAGGCATCTGCTGCTTCAACTAAATCTTTCGGTACTTGACGAATCCCTAAATTTGTTAACCGGATAGTTGGTGGCATTGCGAAAATGACTGATGAGATAATTCCTGGAACAAGCCCAATACCAAAAAATAAAATTGATGGAATTAAATAAACGAAGGCAGGCATTGTTTGCATAAAGTCTAATATTGGTGTCAACACTGCTTGCACCCGATTACTTTGTGACATCCATATGCCAATTGGTACACCAATAATGATAGAGATCATAACTGATGTTAAGACGAGCGCTAATGTATCAATCATCGGTTCCCAATACCCTAAGTTGTAAATAAGATAAAGACCAATTAACGAAAATAGTCCAACTCCCCATTTACAAAACCAGTAAGCAATAGCAGAAATAATTAATATTAATATTAAAGGTGGAACTGCTGATAAAGCGAGCACGATAAAATCGACAAATCCACCAATACTGTCTGTTATAAAATCAAAAAATGGTTCGAACGCATCTTGCATAAATGAAACTAATGTTTCAATCCATTCTGCAAGAGGTAATTTTGGTATATCCATCTTATTCCTCCTCTTTTCCGTTCAGATGAGTACCGTTTCCTGACAACGCCGCTAATACAGCGCCACGTACAATAATTCCTTTTAAACGGTGGTCCTCATCAACGACAGCTACAGGTATCGTTGCCGTAGCTGTTTTATCTAGTAAATCATCCAATAGTGTATCTGGATGAACCGTTTCAATTTCCCGCGTCATCGCTTCTTCCAATGATTGACCACTTTTTATTGCCTCGGAAGCATCTTGCGCAGTAATTGCACCTAATAATAAATCTTTTTTATCAACGACATAAACACTTGATATTCCGGCATCTCTCATAATTTTAAGAGCAACACGTGGACCGCGATCAATTCGAATTGACTCCGGCTGTTTCATTACATGACCTGCAGTTAAAACTTTAGAAAAATCAACATCTTCAACAAACCGTTCTACATATTCATTTGCTGGATTTGTTAAAATCTCTTCTGCTGTCCCGATTTGAACGATACTTCCGTCGCGCATCAACGCAATCCGGTCTCCTAATCGTAATGCTTCGTTCAAATCATGTGTAATAAAAACAATTGTCTTCTTCAATTTATCTTGTAAATTAAGTAATTCATTTTGCATATCTTTCCGTATTAAAGGATCTAATGCACTAAAGGCTTCGTCCATAAGTAATACATCTGGATCATTTGCCAATGCTCTCGCTAATCCAACCCGTTGCTGCATTCCCCCACTAAGCTCTTTCGGGTAACTATTTTCATAACCTTCTAGTCCGACTTGCTTAAGTGCCTCTTGTGCCTTTTCCATCTGCATTTGTTTATCTGCACCACGAGTTTCAAGTCCATACATCACATTACTAAGGACAGTTCGGTGAGGAAATAGAGCAAATTGTTGGAAAACCATACTTAACTTTTTTCTTCGTACTTCTCTTAATTCTTTTGCGTTTAATTTCACAATATCCTGACCATCAATGAACACATTTCCTGCTGATGGTTCAATCAATCTATTAATCATTCGAACTAATGTAGATTTACCACTCCCTGATAAACCCATGATGACAAAAATTTCCCCTTCATAAACTTTAAAATCAGCTTGATTCACTCCAACAGTCATTCCTGTTTTCGCCAATATTTCTTTCTTTGATATTCCACTATCTAACATTTCTAAGGCTTGACGAGGAGATTTACCAAATATCTTTGTAACATTACGAACCTCTATTTTTACTTCACTCATTCTTTCACCTCATAATTTTAATAACTTAACCATAATCAAGTGAAATATTATGGTAATATAGTAACAACCTATCTAATTATAATGAGTTGTTTCTTTTAAGTAACGATTCTATTCTAACAAATGAGTTGTTACTTGTCTAGGAAAAACGTCTTTTTTTAAAAACTTCTGTAGAAAAAAAGACTATTTCCATCTGGATTTTCCCATTTGAAAATAGTCTTTATATCATTTCATTTTTGCTTTAATTAATGTTCCATTGCCGTATTTTTTAATGTTTTTTTCATCTTTTCTTTTTTTCCACCTTCTTCGCTCGGTGTTGCCCGTTGAATGAAGCAGGCGAGAATTAAAGCAACGAAAATAATAAAGGTAGAGATTAAAAATGTATGATTAATCCCTTCAAGCAATGCTTCTAATTGAATATGTCCGATTTGTTCGGGAGTTAATGCACCATTTGCCTTTGTCATCGCTGCTTTCATTAATTCCTGTGCATGACTTTCTTGACGAGTGGACATAATCGTTATTAAAAATGCTGTACCAATCGCACCAGATACTTGGTTTAATGTATTGTTCATCGCTGTACCATGAGGATACAAACGTGGTGGTAATTGGTTAAGTCCATTTGTTGAAGTTGGCATCATAATCATCGACATACCAAACATTCGACAAACATGGAGAATCGCAACATGTGTAAATGTTGTATCAAATGATAATTTACTAAAGAAAAATGTCGTAACCGTAAGAATCGTTAACCCAGTAACAGCTAAAATACGCCCACCCACTTTATCAAACATTCTTCCTGTAATAGGTGACATTAGTCCGTTAATAATTGCACCTGGTAATAAAACGAGTCCCGATTTCATTGGAGATAATCCGATAATGGATTGCGTGTAAATCGGTAAAAGCATAAATCCAGAAAATAACGCCATATTTACAACCATTGTAATAACAGATGCTAATGAGAACATTGGAAACTTAAAAACATGGAAGTTAAGCATCGGTTGTGTAAGTTTGTTCTGTCTAAATATAAAGATGATTAATGTGATTATACCAATTACAAGGCTCACATATACTTGCCAGTTATTCCAACCTGAATTTCCCGCAGTACTAAATCCATATAATAATCCACCAAAGCCAAAGGTAGATAGGACAAGTGATAGGAAATCGATGTGCATATTTACTTTTTCCTTCTTATCTTTTAATAGGAAGAAGCCTAAAATTAGAACAGCCACTGCAATTGGTGCAATTAAATAGAAAAGTGCACGCCAGTTAAAGTGTTCAACAATCCAGCCAGACAAAGTAGGACCAATCGCTGGAGCAAATGTAAGAATAAGCCCAAGCGTTCCCATTGCTGCCCCTCTTTTAGAAATAGGAAAACTTACTAACATGACGTTCATTAATAGTGGCATAAGAATGGCGGAACCAGAGGCTTGTGTCATCCGCGCTAATAATAATATGGCAAACGTAGGAGAGATTGCTCCAATAACTGTACCAGCAGTGAAAAGTCCAACTGCTGTTAAAAATAAGTTCCGAACAGAATACTTTTGAATAAGAAATGCAGTGGTTGGAATCATTATCCCATTAACTAACATAAATCCTGTAGACAACCACTGTACCGTTGACATTTTCACATCTAAATCTTTCATAATTGATGGAAGGGCAACGTTTAAAAATGTATTATTTAAAAAAGAAATAAAAGCACCCACCATTAAAATGGCGATAATTCCATATGGCGGACGCTTAGAGTGTACTTCATCCATACATCTCCCCCCTTTTATACTATCGGTTCAATATTTTAGACCATTATTTCACGTAAAATTTATCTTATACTAAGAAAAATAATTTTGCAATAAAAAAATCTACCTATTTATTTGTAATCGTTTCAAGTTACCTATACAATTTTTATATAGTTCATCAGCTTTTATAAATATGGCTGTTATGCGCGAACCTGGACCCTTCCCGTGGGTATGGTCTTTAGTAAATACGAAAGAGTTAGGTGATATATATGAATGAGCGCAAAAAACAGGTCATTTTAAAGGCTCATCAATTATTTATAGACAAAGGTTTTCACGCTACATCAATTAATGACATTTTAGAATATAGTGGCATCTCAAAAGGTACGTTTTATAACTACTTCTCGTCAAAAAATGAATTGTTAATGGAACTTTTTAAAATTAATTATACACAGCTTGAAAAAAAGCGAAATGAACTATTAATTGGTCAAGATCCTTCTGATATCAATATTTTTATCAAACAAATCGAAATGCAAATTGTTATGAATCGAAAAAATAAACTAATTTCCCTGTTTGAAGAAATTGTTGCCTCTCATGATGAGGAATTAAAGCAATTTTTCAACAGTGGTCAGTTACGTATTTTGAAATGGATTTACAATCGTTTCATTGATTTATTTGGTGATAACAAAAAGCCGTACTTACTAGACTGCGCAATTATGTTTACCGGTATTTTGAACAAGAATTTAAATTATTATTCTTTAGCTTACGAAGAATCAAGTAAAGTCCGTATTCAAGATGTCATTCGTTACAGTTTAAATCGAATTATCCAGATTGTAAGAGAAGTTGAGATAACGAACGAATCATTATTTTCTCCTCATTTATTGGAACAATGGCTTCCAGAATCAAGTATGAATCGGATGGATGACCAGCAACTTCTATATCGAACGATTTTAGCGATGAAGAAATCTGTCATGACGCAGAAGGATAAGACTCATTTTATAGAATTACTAGATTTTATTTATGAGGAGCTTGTAGTAGAGGATGAACCTCGTTTTTTTCTCGTATCAATTGCGTTAGAGAAACTGAAAGAAGAAAGTAGTACATTAAATTTAAAGGAAATTAAACAATTAGAGGATATTATTACAATCCGTATAGAAAAAGGAAAGAAGTAAATATAGGTTTCAAATGAACTGTTGTAAAGAAAACTCAGGGGAAGCTAGAGCCGTTAGGAGACATGAGAGACTAAAGTTCGCCAAACGGAAAAAGCGTTTTTCGGCTTTGATGTAGCTTGGAGAGCCTTCCTTTTGTGCTTAAGCGTATTGGTAAGTAGAAGTTGGAAAATTTATACTTTCCTATTAGCCAAAAGAAAAACCGGGAATTAATCGCATCCCGGCTTTTTTACGTTATAGAGTTAATAAAATCATTGTAACGGATAGCCATGTTAAATAATTTAACGAATAAATTAAATTCATTTGTGCCCATTTTTCTACATTCTTCGTATGAAAGCCTCTGAAAGCTAATACAATCCAGCCAATCGTAAGGATGGTTGAGACAATTACTAAGATGGGTCCGAATATATGAAATAATAAAAATGGAATCGGTAAAAGGCAAATAATATAAAGCAAATTTTGGCGTTTTGCTACGTCCATTCCACATACGACTGGCAACATTGGTACACCAGCTGCTTTATAGTCCTCAAACCGCTTCATTGCGACAGCTAACGTATGGGGTATTTGCCAAATGAATAAAATAGTAAAAAGGACAATTGGAACAACATGGTTGGCTGGTTTCACTACAGCCCACCCAATAAGTGGAGTAAACGCTCCTGATACACTACCAATCACTGTATTTAATGTATATTTCCTTTTTGACCAAAATGTATACAAAACAACATAAACGAACCAACCTAAAAAGGAGTAAACTGCCGCTTCCAATGTTGTCATTAACATCACAACGAGACCGATAATTGTTGTAATAATACCCGACCATAAAACAGATTTCATTGAGAAATGACCAGTTACTGTTGGACGTTTCTGTGTCCGTATCATTTTGCTATCTAAATCTACTTCATACCAATTATTAATAATTAAAGCCCCTGAAATAACGAGTGTACTACCAATCATCGTTAACAGAAAGAGTGACCAATGTTCATTAAACCGTTCACCGGCAAAATAAAGCGATAACCAATAAGCTGTAAATACAGGGAGGACATTTGCGACCAAAACTTTCCCTTTCAACAAATATTTAAGATCGATTATAAATTGCCGTATTGAAACACGTTCTAAGAAAGTGGTTTGTAACAATTCTCGATTCGTAAGCGCCTCTCTCTTCTCCATAAACCTCATCCTTTTAAAGATATTCATCATGTTTATATAATTAATCCACTATCATATTAACACGAAATGAAAATCTTTGTAAGTAGAAAGGTTGAACATCCATAAAGCACTCGTGTTGCAACCTAAACCTTTGTACGTTAGAAATATATTCATGATACTAGCCTTTTAAAAGCACTTTATATTACTCGTTTATAATTTTTATGGTTCACTACTGTTTTCACTGGTTCTCCCGTTTTTTTACTAATCCCCATTTGGATAATCACCGAATTATCCCGAACGATTAACACTTCTCCAGTTTTTCCTTTATGCTGACCCCTTTTCACCTCAATCATATCACCAACTTTCGCTTTTTTTACGTTCACATTTTTTTCTTCTTGAATTTTTGTTTCTTGGTCCATTTCAATCCCTCACTCACTTTATTCAGATAGGAACTTAAAAAGTCTCCCTCAATTTCTTTTTTAATATGACCATTTTAAAGAAAGATAAACAGGAGGGCCGCGGAAATAGTTACAATTGATAATAATTGAATCAGCTTATATAATGGAATTTGTCTCTAAAGAACAACTTCTATTAGACGATGATTAAATTAAATATAATTAGGAAGTGTAGATTCATGTCAACTGAACGTTTTTTCACCCACCCACTAGGTATTCTATTTTCCGCAGTTTTTGCCACGCTTTTATGGGGAAGCGCCTTTCCTTTTATCAAACTTAGTTACAATCTTTTAAGTATTGGTTCAAATGATATTGGAGAGCAACTTTTGTTCGCAGGATATCGCTTTTTTCTAGCAGGAGTACTCGTTCTTTTATTTTTCATAATGATGAAGAAACCTATGAAATTTCAACGTAAAACTTTTATCCCTGTATTAAAAATTGGTGTTTTCCAAACATTTTTGCAGTATGTACTTTTCTACATTGGACTTGCATTGTCAACGGGTATTCAAGGATCAATCATTGCAGGAACTACTTCCTTTTTCCAAATGATTCTCGCACATGTCATGTACACAGATGACAAATTAACAAAGGAAAAACTACTTGGACTCGTTGCAGGATTTTCGGGTGTCATTGTTGTAAATTTACAAAAAGGTGCATCTGATATCCATTTCGGATTAGGTGAAATTTTATTATTACTCGCGATGCTTGTTAGTGGATTCGGGAATATATTAGCTAAAGAAGGCGCTAGAAAAATGGAAGTAGGTTATTTAACTGCTTATCAAATGATTTTTGGTGCGATTGGACTTTTAATCATTGGAATGATTCAAGTTGGAATGTTTCCGTTTCATTTTACTTTAAAATCCATCCTTATTCTTTTATATTTATCATTTTTATCGGCTGCTGGCTTTGTTCTGTGGAATAATGTGATGAAATATAATGCTGTAGGAAAAGTGTCGATTTATTTATTCCTTACGCCTGTCTTTGGAGTCTTTTTGTCCTCTGCCTTATTAGGTGAAAGAATTCACTCTCTTGTTCTTATCGGATTGGCACTCGTCGCTGCAGGAATTATTATCGTTAACAGAACTCCACATTTACATCCAAAAGGTCAAAATAATCGTCCTAATATGTAGCAGAAACGCGCTTACCTAATTAGCGCGTTTGTTTATATAATTTTGGCTTATGTTTTTTGTAAATCTCAGGGTTTTCATCAATATCTTTCGCTGGGTCAATATGAATAACGATGTCAATTCCTAATTCCTCTTCTATTTTCAGTTCCAAATCATGAACAATATAATGTGCCTCTGCGACCGTCATTTGCGGAGGGACAACGACATGCATCGATGCCATCTGTCTTCCAGGTCCATAATCATGAATTTTTAAATCATGAACATAATTAATCGGTTCATTATAGTTATCCACAATCAGTTGAATACGATTCATTAATTCAGGATCTGGAGACATTCCAAGTAAAAAGTCGACTGAATCTTTTGCCGTAATAAAACCAGTGTACATAATTAATCCAGAAATAACTAAACCTAAAATACCATCAACTGGAAAATTTACAAATACACCGATAATCGTACCTAAAATCACACCGGTAGTCGCAATCGCATCATTTAAACTATCTTTCGCCGTCGCTCGATTCATACTTGAATTAATTAAATTCCCGATATAACGGTTATAAACATACATCCAAAGTTTTAAAAGAACTGAGCATGCTAAAATGATGAGTGATAGAGCAGTTAACTCTACCTTTTCTGGATGGACGATTTTACTTAATGAACTGCGGAACAATTCTATTCCTACGCCAAAAATAATGAAGGATACGATGAGTGAGGCAATATACTCGTATCTACCATGCCCATACGGATGTTCTTTATCAGGTGGTTTACTGCTTAGGTTAGCACCGAATATCGTTATTAACGAACTCCCGGAATCAGTTAAGTTGTTAAATGCATCTGAAATGATAGCGATACTATTCATAAATAACCCTGTAATTAATTTGACAGCAAAGAGGATAATATTACAAATAATTCCTAGCACACCAGATAAAATTCCATAACTCTTTCGTACATTTCCATCACTAACGTTTTCATGGTTTTTAATAAACTTTCTTATAATTAGCTTTATCATCAAAAGTCCCCTCATAACAAGCATCAATTTTATTATTGCACGAAAATGGACTTTTTCAAACAGAAAATCGGACAATCTTTTTAACAACTATCTCTGGATGCTGTTTCTCTCCCTTTTAAAGAGTTTGATTCCCTTTCTTTCACTCAAGTAGGTCGAACCTAATATGAACACACCACCAATTACTTGTGCTGCACTCATACTTTCACTTAAAAATATAGCAGCCATCATTACTGCAGAAATTGGATCTATATAGCTAAAAATTGCAATCGCGTGTCCATTTAATTCCTTTATTGCAGAAAAATAAAAAACATAAGCAAGCCCTGTGTGAATAACGCCAACAATGAGAATAAATAAAATCGATGTAGTATTTAATGTAGTTAAATTAAAAGACTCATTAAATAAAACATATGGCAACAACACAATAGATGCCAACCCTAACTGAGCAACTGTTGCCTCGTAATCAGATAAGTTTTTAATAAATTTATTCATTAAGATAACACTTGCATAAAAGGCTGCTGCTAATAAACCGTACATAATTCCGGTAACATGATGATACTCACTATTTGAACTACTATCGGTACCAACGATAAGGAAAAGCCCGACCATCGCTGTAACAATACTTCCTACTTTCCCTAGCGTTAGTTGCTCCTTTAAAATAAATGGAGCGAGCAGCATGACAAAAATGGGTGCAAAATAATAACTTAATGTTGCATTTGAAATGGTTGTATATCGGTAGGCTTCAAATAAAAAAATCCAATTAAAGCCAATCGCTGCACCAGAAAATAAGAGTAGAATGATATTTTTTTTCGTTGTACGAAAGCGTAGATTCTTTTTTAATAAAAAACTTATGGCGATTAAAAAAAGACTACTGATTATTCCTCGAAATAAAGCAATTTCACTCGAAGATAAATCAATATTTTTTACAAATAAACCGATACTACCAAAGATTAGCATCGCTAGTGTCATCTTTAATTTTCCAGACATGTCCTCTCCCCCAACTTGTCTTGCAATTGTACTATTCATTTTACTACGATTTCCGAAAAAATTACATAAGATTTCCGAATCTTTAAAGAAATTATGTTTTTAATACGCAACTATTAACTCCATATTTCTTCTACAAACTTTTGTACTTCAACGATAAATCGTATACAATATAAGAACATTGAAGAGGATATTCAAAAAGGTGGTAAGTTATGTCACAGTGGAAAGATTTACAAAAATTCGCACCATTTATTCAACAGAACTGGAAAAAAGCAGGATTTGAACAACCTACAGCAGTCCAAGAAGAAACGGTTCCTGCTATATTAGAGGGGAAAGATCTCATTGTTGAATCACCAACCGGAACAGGAAAAACATTAGCCTATCTTTTACCAATCATTCAGAAATTAGATAAAAAAACACAACATGTTCAAGCCGTTATTCTCGTTCCTTCCCGTGAACTATCGATGCAAATACTAGATCAAATACGGAAATTCACAAACGGTACTTCATTTAAAGGTGCCTCCTTTATTGGTGGGGCAAATATGAAAAAACAAGTTGAAAAGTTAAAAGACCGACCACAAATCGTCGTCGGGACACCTGGCCGGGTTCTTGAACTCATTCAAGCAAAAAAGTTGAAAATGCATGAAGTGAAAACAATTGTCATCGATGAAGCCGATCAATTGATTGCAAAAGA comes from Bacillus andreraoultii and encodes:
- a CDS encoding glycine betaine ABC transporter substrate-binding protein, producing the protein MKKRFVFLFVLALGFVLSACSGNGNGTDKGSDEGTSVGKEVKYKIVGIEPGAGIMQATEKALKEYDNLADWKLVESSSTAMAAELQKAYEKKEPIVVTGWSPHWKFAKFDLKYLEDPKGIYGEEESIETLVRKGLKEDQPSAYTVLDQFHWEPSNMEEVMVEIHDGAEPKEAATKWVEANKDLVSEWTKGAEEVSGEKISLAYVAWDTEIASANVVGKVLEDLGYEVDLIQLDAGPMFASVAEGDADAMVAAWLPLTHADYMDQYGDKLENLGPNLEGAKTGLVVPAYMDINSIEDLK
- a CDS encoding ABC transporter permease, which encodes MDIPKLPLAEWIETLVSFMQDAFEPFFDFITDSIGGFVDFIVLALSAVPPLILILIISAIAYWFCKWGVGLFSLIGLYLIYNLGYWEPMIDTLALVLTSVMISIIIGVPIGIWMSQSNRVQAVLTPILDFMQTMPAFVYLIPSILFFGIGLVPGIISSVIFAMPPTIRLTNLGIRQVPKDLVEAADAFGSTSWQKLYKVQLPLATSTIFAGVNQSIMLSLSMVVIASLVGAPGLGSDVYRAVTQIKVGIGFEAGLSIVILAIILDRISQNMKHKKN
- the proV gene encoding glycine betaine/L-proline ABC transporter ATP-binding protein ProV; protein product: MSEVKIEVRNVTKIFGKSPRQALEMLDSGISKKEILAKTGMTVGVNQADFKVYEGEIFVIMGLSGSGKSTLVRMINRLIEPSAGNVFIDGQDIVKLNAKELREVRRKKLSMVFQQFALFPHRTVLSNVMYGLETRGADKQMQMEKAQEALKQVGLEGYENSYPKELSGGMQQRVGLARALANDPDVLLMDEAFSALDPLIRKDMQNELLNLQDKLKKTIVFITHDLNEALRLGDRIALMRDGSIVQIGTAEEILTNPANEYVERFVEDVDFSKVLTAGHVMKQPESIRIDRGPRVALKIMRDAGISSVYVVDKKDLLLGAITAQDASEAIKSGQSLEEAMTREIETVHPDTLLDDLLDKTATATIPVAVVDEDHRLKGIIVRGAVLAALSGNGTHLNGKEEE
- a CDS encoding MDR family MFS transporter is translated as MDEVHSKRPPYGIIAILMVGAFISFLNNTFLNVALPSIMKDLDVKMSTVQWLSTGFMLVNGIMIPTTAFLIQKYSVRNLFLTAVGLFTAGTVIGAISPTFAILLLARMTQASGSAILMPLLMNVMLVSFPISKRGAAMGTLGLILTFAPAIGPTLSGWIVEHFNWRALFYLIAPIAVAVLILGFFLLKDKKEKVNMHIDFLSLVLSTFGFGGLLYGFSTAGNSGWNNWQVYVSLVIGIITLIIFIFRQNKLTQPMLNFHVFKFPMFSLASVITMVVNMALFSGFMLLPIYTQSIIGLSPMKSGLVLLPGAIINGLMSPITGRMFDKVGGRILAVTGLTILTVTTFFFSKLSFDTTFTHVAILHVCRMFGMSMIMMPTSTNGLNQLPPRLYPHGTAMNNTLNQVSGAIGTAFLITIMSTRQESHAQELMKAAMTKANGALTPEQIGHIQLEALLEGINHTFLISTFIIFVALILACFIQRATPSEEGGKKEKMKKTLKNTAMEH
- a CDS encoding TetR/AcrR family transcriptional regulator — translated: MNERKKQVILKAHQLFIDKGFHATSINDILEYSGISKGTFYNYFSSKNELLMELFKINYTQLEKKRNELLIGQDPSDINIFIKQIEMQIVMNRKNKLISLFEEIVASHDEELKQFFNSGQLRILKWIYNRFIDLFGDNKKPYLLDCAIMFTGILNKNLNYYSLAYEESSKVRIQDVIRYSLNRIIQIVREVEITNESLFSPHLLEQWLPESSMNRMDDQQLLYRTILAMKKSVMTQKDKTHFIELLDFIYEELVVEDEPRFFLVSIALEKLKEESSTLNLKEIKQLEDIITIRIEKGKK
- the cyoE gene encoding heme o synthase; translation: MEKREALTNRELLQTTFLERVSIRQFIIDLKYLLKGKVLVANVLPVFTAYWLSLYFAGERFNEHWSLFLLTMIGSTLVISGALIINNWYEVDLDSKMIRTQKRPTVTGHFSMKSVLWSGIITTIIGLVVMLMTTLEAAVYSFLGWFVYVVLYTFWSKRKYTLNTVIGSVSGAFTPLIGWAVVKPANHVVPIVLFTILFIWQIPHTLAVAMKRFEDYKAAGVPMLPVVCGMDVAKRQNLLYIICLLPIPFLLFHIFGPILVIVSTILTIGWIVLAFRGFHTKNVEKWAQMNLIYSLNYLTWLSVTMILLTL
- a CDS encoding DUF2187 family protein, whose product is MDQETKIQEEKNVNVKKAKVGDMIEVKRGQHKGKTGEVLIVRDNSVIIQMGISKKTGEPVKTVVNHKNYKRVI
- a CDS encoding DMT family transporter, with protein sequence MSTERFFTHPLGILFSAVFATLLWGSAFPFIKLSYNLLSIGSNDIGEQLLFAGYRFFLAGVLVLLFFIMMKKPMKFQRKTFIPVLKIGVFQTFLQYVLFYIGLALSTGIQGSIIAGTTSFFQMILAHVMYTDDKLTKEKLLGLVAGFSGVIVVNLQKGASDIHFGLGEILLLLAMLVSGFGNILAKEGARKMEVGYLTAYQMIFGAIGLLIIGMIQVGMFPFHFTLKSILILLYLSFLSAAGFVLWNNVMKYNAVGKVSIYLFLTPVFGVFLSSALLGERIHSLVLIGLALVAAGIIIVNRTPHLHPKGQNNRPNM
- a CDS encoding cation diffusion facilitator family transporter, producing the protein MIKLIIRKFIKNHENVSDGNVRKSYGILSGVLGIICNIILFAVKLITGLFMNSIAIISDAFNNLTDSGSSLITIFGANLSSKPPDKEHPYGHGRYEYIASLIVSFIIFGVGIELFRSSLSKIVHPEKVELTALSLIILACSVLLKLWMYVYNRYIGNLINSSMNRATAKDSLNDAIATTGVILGTIIGVFVNFPVDGILGLVISGLIMYTGFITAKDSVDFLLGMSPDPELMNRIQLIVDNYNEPINYVHDLKIHDYGPGRQMASMHVVVPPQMTVAEAHYIVHDLELKIEEELGIDIVIHIDPAKDIDENPEIYKKHKPKLYKQTR
- a CDS encoding DMT family transporter → MSGKLKMTLAMLIFGSIGLFVKNIDLSSSEIALFRGIISSLFLIAISFLLKKNLRFRTTKKNIILLLFSGAAIGFNWIFLFEAYRYTTISNATLSYYFAPIFVMLLAPFILKEQLTLGKVGSIVTAMVGLFLIVGTDSSSNSEYHHVTGIMYGLLAAAFYASVILMNKFIKNLSDYEATVAQLGLASIVLLPYVLFNESFNLTTLNTTSILFILIVGVIHTGLAYVFYFSAIKELNGHAIAIFSYIDPISAVMMAAIFLSESMSAAQVIGGVFILGSTYLSERKGIKLFKRERNSIQR